From the genome of Pantanalinema sp.:
CGGCAAGACCTCGACCAAGGAGGCGGTCGCCGCTTTCCTGGGCCGCTTCATGCGGGTGGGCAAGACCCACGCCAACTTCAACAACGAGATCGGCGTGCCCAAGACCCTGCTGTCGATGACCCCCTCGGACGAGGCGGTGGTCGTCGAGATGGGCATGCGCGGCCCCGGCGAGATCGCCTATCTCGCGAGCGTGGCGCGCCCCGACGTGGGGATCATCACCAACGTCGGCACCGCCCACATCGGCCGCCTCGGCACCCAGGAGGCGATCGCCCGGGCCAAGGGCGAGCTCTTGCGCGTGGGCGGGCCTGCGATGGCCGCGGTGCTCAACGCCGACGATCCGCTGGTCATGGCCCAGGCCGAGGGCCACGCCGGAGCGCTCGTGACCTACGGCCTGCGCCCGGGCACTGCCACCGTCTGGGCCGAGGGCGATGGCCTCACCTTCGACGCCTGCTATCAGGCGGGCCCCAGGCAACGCGAGGGCCGCATGCGCCTGAGCTTGCCGATGGCCGGCGCCCACCACCGCTCGAACGCCCTTGCTGCGGTCGCTGTTGCCTGGCACCTCGGCCTTGCCTTGCCCGAGGCCTTCTGCTTCGCCCCGAGCGACCTGCCCGGTCGCGCGCATGTGCTGCGCCTCGGCGATGTCGAGGTGGTGGACGAGACCTACAACGCCAATCCCGAGTCGGTGCGCTCGGCGCTTGCGGGCTTCTGCGCCGAGCCGTGCGCCGGCCGGCGCATCGCGGTGCTCGGCGAGATGGGCGAGCTCGGCACCTACGCCGAGGTCGGGCACCGGGCGGTGGGTGACGCGGTCCGGGACCTGCCCATCGATCGGGCCTTCACCGTGGGCGAGATGGGCCGCTGGATCGCGGACCAGGCCCCCGGCAAGACCCTCCACTTCCCGGACAAGCCCGCCCTGATCGCGGCCCTCCTCGAGGCCGTCGAGGGAGGCGATCGCGTCTTCGTGAAGGGCTCTCGCTCCACCCGCATGGAAGAGATCGTCCAGGCTCTTTCCCACCACCTCGGAGGCCATCCGGCATGACCCTGTCCTTTCCCGTTGCCCTGACGCCGCTCTTGAGCATGCTGCTTGCGATCGCGGTGGGCGGCCCGTTCATCGCCTACCTCCAGCGCTGGAAGATGGGCCAGAGCATCCGCCAGGAAGGCCCCCAGTCCCACCACGCCAAGGCCGGCACCCCCACCATGGGCGGCTGGCTGATCGTGGGGCCGGCCCTCGTGGTCGCCACGGTGGGGGCCGCCGTCTCGGGGGCCCTGCACCGGGACGTGGTCGCCGCCATGGCGGTGGTGCTCGCCTACGCCCTCATCGGCTGGCTCGACGACTACCTGATCATCAAGAAGCGCCAGAACAAGGGCCTCTCGGCCCGCCAGAAGCTAGCAGCCCAGATCGGCTCGGGGGCCCTCTTCGCGGCGTATCTGGCCTGGTCGGGGCACGGCACGACCGTCATGCTGCCCGTCTCGCACGCCCTCTGGGACCTGGGCTGGGCCTACTATCCGCTCCTGGTGCTGGTCATGACCAGCACCACCAATGCAGTGAACCTGACGGACGGCCTCGACGGACTGGCCGCCGGGACCATGGCGATCGCCTTCGGGGGACTCGCGTGGCTGGTCCTGCACCTCGGCGGGGCCTTCCCCGCGCAGCCGGGCGCCGTCGTGCTGCTGCTCTCCCTGGTGGGGGCGTGCCTGGGCTTCTTGTGGTTCAACAGCCACCCGGCACAGGTCTTCATGGGGGACACGGGCTCGCTCGCGCTGGGGGCTGCGATCGCGGCCTGCGCGGTGCTCGCTCGCCTCGAGCTCTTCCTGATCCCCCTGGGGGCGGTCTTCGTGGCCGAGACCCTGTCGGTGATCGCTCAGGTCGCCTCCTTCAAGACCACGGGCAAGCGCATCTTCAAGATGAGCCCCCTGCATCACCACTTCGAGCTTTCCGGCTGGGCGGAGACCAAGGTCGTCCAGCGCTTCTACCTGGTGGGCGCCCTGATGGCGATCGTCACCGTCGCCCTGCTCTAATCACGCATCAAAGGACCATTCCATGACCGACTGGCAGGACAAGAGAATCGCCGTCTTGGGCATCGCCCGCTCCGGCATCGCCGTGGCCGACGCGCTCGCGGCCAAGGGCGCCCAGGTGATCCTGAGCGACGTGCGCGCCGCCTCGGAGCTTTCGGAGGTGCTCGCCCAGGTCCCCGAGGGGGTGAAGGTGGAGACGGGGGGGCACTCGAGCGCCTGTCTCGACGCCGACCTCATCATCGTGAGCCCGGGGGTCCCCCGCAACCTCTCGATCCTCCAGGCGGCCGAGGCCGACGGGGTGGAGGTGATCGGCGAGATCGAGCTCGCGTACCGCCTCTCCCGCGCGCCCATGATCGCCATCACCGGCACCAACGGCAAGACCACCACCACCAGCCTGGTGGGCGAGATCCTGAAGGCCGCGGGCCTTCGCGCCCCGGTGGGCGGAAACATCGGCCAGCCGCTCGTCGCCCTGGCCGAGGGCGACGCGGATTACCTGGTGGCCGAGATCTCGAGCTACCAGCTCGAGACGGTGCGCGACCTGAAGCCGCACGTGGCGGTCTGGATCAACTTCTCGGACGATCACCTCACGCGCCACGGCTCGCGCGAGGGCTACTGGGAGGCCAAGAAGCGCCTCTTCTCGAACCAGGGCCCCGAGGACTGGGCCGTCTTGAACGCCGACGATGCGGCGATCGCCCCCTTGATCGGGGCCCTCGGCGCCCGCACCCTCGCCTTCTCCCGTACCCGGCCTCTCGAGTCGGGCGTGATCGTCAGCGACGGCTGGATCGTCTACCGCGACAACGGCGTCGAGACGCCGATCCTGCCGGTGGCGGACATTTCCCTTCGCGGAGCCCACAACCTCGAGAACTGCCTGGCGGCGAGCGCGGTCGGCGTCGCCCTGGGGCTCGACCCCGGCGTCATCAACGAGGCCATCCGGGCCTTCAAAGGGGTCGAGCATCGCATCGAGCCGGTCCTGACCCTGGACGGCGTGGCGTACTTCAACGACTCCAAGGGCACCAACTACGACTCGACGGTCAAGGCCATCGACTCCTTCTGCGAGCCGCTGGTGCTGATCGCGGGCGGCCGGGACAAGGGCGGGGCGATCGCGCCGATGGTCGAGGCCATCTGCGCCCGGGTCTTGCACGTGGTGCTCCTGGGCGAGGCGGCCCCCACCTTCGAGCGGGTGCTGCGCGCCGGCGGCTACGAGGCCATCACCATGGCAGGCGACCTGGAAGGGGCGATCCGCGAGGCCCGCGCTCACGCGGTGCCGGGCGGGGTGGTGCTGTTCTCTCCCGCGTGCGCGAGCTTCGACATGTTCGCCAACTACGAGGAGCGGGGCCGGGCCTTCAAGGCCCAGGTGCGCCGCCTGGCTGAGACCGGCAAGCCCGAGGCGCGCGATGCGCATGCGAACCCCTAGCCAGACGGGCTGGCGCGCCAGGCCCGACGTCTCGCTGCTCATCATCACGGCGCTGCTGACGGTCATCGGCTTTCTGATGATCCTCTCGGCCAGCGCGCCCGCGGCCCAGGTCCAGCTCGCCGACAGCATGTTCTTCTTCAAGAAGCAGGTGATCTGGGGAGCGCTCGGCATCGTGGCCCTCGCGGTGGGGATGGCCCTGCCGCTCGATCGCATCCGCTCCTACTCCAAGCCCGCCCTCCTCGTCACGGGCGTTCTCATGCTCAGCGTCCACCTTCCGCACGTGGGCATGACCGTGTACGGGGCGACCCGCTGGATCAAGCTGGGTCCCATCACCCTGCAGCCCTCCGAGCTCGCCAAGCTCGCCCTGGTGCTGTTCGTGTCGGACTTCCTGGCCAGGCACCCCGAACGGGGCTGGAAGCTCGTGCGGGAGCACCGCCAGATCCTCCTGCCGGTGGCGGGCACCCTCGGCCTGGTCCTCTTCCAGCCGGATCTCGGCACCACCCTGGTCTGCGCGCTGGTCTGCTATGTCCTCTTCTGGCTCAACGGCACCGCGCTCTGGCGCATGGGCCTGATCACGGTCGTGGGGGTCACGGCGGTCCTGGCCCACTCCCTGACCACCCCGTACCAGCGCCTGCGCTGGCTCGCCTTCATGGATCCGTGGAAGTACCCCAAGGACATCGGTTTCCAGCTCATCCAGTCGCTGCTTGCGATCGGATCCGGGGGCGTGTTCGGCACCGGCTGGGGGCAGGGCAAGCAGAAGCTCTTCTACCTGCCCATCCAGCACGCGGACTTCATCTTCGCGGTGCTGGCCGAGGAGCTCGGGCTTCTGGGCAGCGTCGCCTTGATCGCGCTGTTCCTGCTCTTCGCCCAGCGCGGCTTCGCGATCGCCAAGCGCAGCCAGAACCCCTTCCACCAGATGCTCGTCATCGGCCTCACGACCATCATCTGCGCCCAGGCCTTCGTCAACATCGGGGTGGTCTCGGCGGCCCTGCCCACCACGGGCATCCCGCTTCCCTTCCTCTCGGCGGGGGGCACCAGCCTGTGCATCACCCTCTTCTCGGTGGGAATCATCCTCAACGTCTCGCGCCAGTCCCAGGTCCGGCTGAGGCTGCTCAAGCAAGGAGAATCCGCATGAAGACGGGCAAGGTCGTCCTCTTCGCCGGCGGCGGGACGGGGGGCCACCTCTACCCGGCCCTGGCGCTCGCCGACGAGCTGAAGCGGATGGCCCCCGGGGCAAAGGTGGCCTTCATGGGCACCCCCCACCGCATCGAGGCGACCCTCGTGCCACAGGCGGGCCATCTATTCTACCCGGTCGAGGTGAGGGGCATGCCGCGCCGGCTGGGCCCCGAGCTGATTACCTTCGCCAGGGCGCTTGCGGGCTCTTTGGTCGAGGCGCGCAGGGTGCTGCGCGAGCTTCGGCCCGACGTGGTGGTGGGCACCGGCGGCTACGTCAGCGCGCCTGCGATCATAGCGGCGGCCCTCGAGGGGGTCCCCGCGATGATCTGCGAGCAGAACGTCTTCCCCGGGATCGCCAACCGTCTGTTGTCGCGCCTGGTGCGCGAGGTTGCGACCACCTTCCCCGAGAGCGACGCCTACTTTCCGGGCAAGGCCCGTTGCCTGGGGAACCCCATCCGCAGCGAGGTTTACTCCCTGAGCAAAGAGGAGGCCCGCGAGCGCCTGGGCTTCGTCTCGACCCCGCACCTCCTGGTCGTGACGGGTGGCAGCCTGGGGGCCCGATCGATCAACCGCGCGCTGACGGGGGCCCTTCCCGACCTGTTGCGTCACGAGGACTGGTCGATCCTTCACGTGTCGGGATCGACCGACCACGCCGAGGTGGCCGAGGCCACGCGAGGGCTTGGCGATCGCTACCGCCTGGTGCCCTACATGGAGGCGCTGCCGGTGGCGCTGGCCGCGAGCGACCTGGTGCTCTCGCGCGCCGGGGCGACCACGGTCGCCGAGCTGACGGCGGCGGGCAAGCCCATGGTGCTGGTGCCCTTCCAGCACGGGGGCAAGGATCAGCCGGCCAACGCCCGGGCCCTGATGGAGGCGGGGGCCGCGCTCGCCCTCGACGACGGCGACCTCTCGGGCCTCGGCGGGACCCTGTCGGGGCTCATGGACGATCCCGAATGCCGGGCGCGCATGGGCCAGGCGAGCCGCCGGTTCGGCCGGCCGGAGGCGGCCAGGGCCATCGCCGAGCGGATCCTCGCACTTTCCGCTTCTTCACGATTCCCCCCGGGCGTTGTAAGCTAGACTCGTCAGCTCGGTCAATCAAAGAGGTCCCCATTGAAGATTTCCCCCGCCCATCACTTCATCGGCATCGGCGGCGTCGGCATGAGCGCGATCGCCCAGATCCTGCACGAGCGGGGCGGCCGCGTCAGCGGCTCCGACCA
Proteins encoded in this window:
- the murF gene encoding UDP-N-acetylmuramoyl-tripeptide--D-alanyl-D-alanine ligase, translated to MNLSLDDVLKATGGRLVAGEARAAFTGVTTDTRDLRAGSLYVPLKGERFDGHDFLDRAKAAGASGVLVSRDDASLPEGLSAVRVEDTLAAYGDIARHHREQLGLTVVAVTGSSGKTSTKEAVAAFLGRFMRVGKTHANFNNEIGVPKTLLSMTPSDEAVVVEMGMRGPGEIAYLASVARPDVGIITNVGTAHIGRLGTQEAIARAKGELLRVGGPAMAAVLNADDPLVMAQAEGHAGALVTYGLRPGTATVWAEGDGLTFDACYQAGPRQREGRMRLSLPMAGAHHRSNALAAVAVAWHLGLALPEAFCFAPSDLPGRAHVLRLGDVEVVDETYNANPESVRSALAGFCAEPCAGRRIAVLGEMGELGTYAEVGHRAVGDAVRDLPIDRAFTVGEMGRWIADQAPGKTLHFPDKPALIAALLEAVEGGDRVFVKGSRSTRMEEIVQALSHHLGGHPA
- the mraY gene encoding phospho-N-acetylmuramoyl-pentapeptide-transferase, producing the protein MTLSFPVALTPLLSMLLAIAVGGPFIAYLQRWKMGQSIRQEGPQSHHAKAGTPTMGGWLIVGPALVVATVGAAVSGALHRDVVAAMAVVLAYALIGWLDDYLIIKKRQNKGLSARQKLAAQIGSGALFAAYLAWSGHGTTVMLPVSHALWDLGWAYYPLLVLVMTSTTNAVNLTDGLDGLAAGTMAIAFGGLAWLVLHLGGAFPAQPGAVVLLLSLVGACLGFLWFNSHPAQVFMGDTGSLALGAAIAACAVLARLELFLIPLGAVFVAETLSVIAQVASFKTTGKRIFKMSPLHHHFELSGWAETKVVQRFYLVGALMAIVTVALL
- the murD gene encoding UDP-N-acetylmuramoyl-L-alanine--D-glutamate ligase, translated to MTDWQDKRIAVLGIARSGIAVADALAAKGAQVILSDVRAASELSEVLAQVPEGVKVETGGHSSACLDADLIIVSPGVPRNLSILQAAEADGVEVIGEIELAYRLSRAPMIAITGTNGKTTTTSLVGEILKAAGLRAPVGGNIGQPLVALAEGDADYLVAEISSYQLETVRDLKPHVAVWINFSDDHLTRHGSREGYWEAKKRLFSNQGPEDWAVLNADDAAIAPLIGALGARTLAFSRTRPLESGVIVSDGWIVYRDNGVETPILPVADISLRGAHNLENCLAASAVGVALGLDPGVINEAIRAFKGVEHRIEPVLTLDGVAYFNDSKGTNYDSTVKAIDSFCEPLVLIAGGRDKGGAIAPMVEAICARVLHVVLLGEAAPTFERVLRAGGYEAITMAGDLEGAIREARAHAVPGGVVLFSPACASFDMFANYEERGRAFKAQVRRLAETGKPEARDAHANP
- the ftsW gene encoding putative lipid II flippase FtsW — encoded protein: MRTPSQTGWRARPDVSLLIITALLTVIGFLMILSASAPAAQVQLADSMFFFKKQVIWGALGIVALAVGMALPLDRIRSYSKPALLVTGVLMLSVHLPHVGMTVYGATRWIKLGPITLQPSELAKLALVLFVSDFLARHPERGWKLVREHRQILLPVAGTLGLVLFQPDLGTTLVCALVCYVLFWLNGTALWRMGLITVVGVTAVLAHSLTTPYQRLRWLAFMDPWKYPKDIGFQLIQSLLAIGSGGVFGTGWGQGKQKLFYLPIQHADFIFAVLAEELGLLGSVALIALFLLFAQRGFAIAKRSQNPFHQMLVIGLTTIICAQAFVNIGVVSAALPTTGIPLPFLSAGGTSLCITLFSVGIILNVSRQSQVRLRLLKQGESA
- the murG gene encoding undecaprenyldiphospho-muramoylpentapeptide beta-N-acetylglucosaminyltransferase, with translation MKTGKVVLFAGGGTGGHLYPALALADELKRMAPGAKVAFMGTPHRIEATLVPQAGHLFYPVEVRGMPRRLGPELITFARALAGSLVEARRVLRELRPDVVVGTGGYVSAPAIIAAALEGVPAMICEQNVFPGIANRLLSRLVREVATTFPESDAYFPGKARCLGNPIRSEVYSLSKEEARERLGFVSTPHLLVVTGGSLGARSINRALTGALPDLLRHEDWSILHVSGSTDHAEVAEATRGLGDRYRLVPYMEALPVALAASDLVLSRAGATTVAELTAAGKPMVLVPFQHGGKDQPANARALMEAGAALALDDGDLSGLGGTLSGLMDDPECRARMGQASRRFGRPEAARAIAERILALSASSRFPPGVVS